The nucleotide window CCGGACCAACCTGGTCAATCAGGCCAAGAAGCTGGCCGTCTACGTCAGCGGGGTGGCGGTGCAGAAGTACATGGCCGAGATCAAGGACCGGCAGAGCTTCATGGTCGCGATGGCCGACTTCATCATCGAGATCTACGCCATGGAATCCGCGCTGCTCCGTTCGCTCCAGCTCATCAAGCAGCAAGGCGAGGAAAAGTCGCGCATCCCGATCGCGATCACCAAGATCTACGTCACCGAAAAGTGCATGGAGCTCGCCAACATGGCGCGGCAGTTCTGTGCCAACGTGGCGAAGGGCGACGATGCGGCCTACGAGAAGTACGACAAGGCCATCGGCCGCATCCTCGACGTGAAGCCCATCGACACGCTCAACCTGCGCCTCCAGATCGCCCAGCACGCGATCGAGAGCGACGGCTACGCGATCTAAGATTTCCCCGACGGTGCGGCCGAGAGCGGCCGGCGGATGACAGTCCGCCAAGGTGCGCGTCGCGAGGTTGGCGTCTAAGCGGCTTCATTCCGCCGTCGAGGCCCCGGCGTCCATCGCCCGCTCCACCAACCGGAGGCGCTTTTCCCAGGGGTCGGCCCGCATTCGGGCCGAACCGTCCTCCGCGAACAACATCAGCTCGAATTTGCCCGCCGTGAAGGCCGGCCAGGGCGGCAGGCCCGGTCCGTTGGGGTCGCCGGACTTCGCGAAATTGGCGAAGTATTGGTGGAAGGTCCTCGCCATGGCCCGATCCCGCTCCGTCACCGCCTTGCCGTAGCGCGCTTCCATTTGGTCGAAAAGATAGCTCAGCTCTCCGGCGTGCGGGGCGCTCGCCACCTTCGGGCGCAGCGATTCGGCGACGTAGTCGAAGCGGTACAGCCAGGCGGCTTGTCCGGCGGCCGTCATCTGCCGGGCGAGGAAGCGCGCGGGTTCGTGCATCGTCATGTCGACGCCGATCCGCGAGGTCAGCTTCTCGACGGGGAGATTTCCCTCCGGATCGTAGAGGCGCCGCGCCCGCGGCGCCTCGGGACCGAAGAAATCCAGCGGCCGCGTCGTGTCCGGCGGAAAGACCCCGGCCAAATCGTCTCCCGTCGTGCCGACGAGGAGAGGCACCCGCATAAAATTCCCCTTGGTAAAATGCCGCTCGGGTTGGGCCGTGACGACGTCTCCGTCGTGGACCGGCCCCCCGGCATAGGTCGGGGGCAGGGTGAGCAGCGCGGCCATGCTCATATCCCCGTTGACTCGCTCGACGGGCAGGGCGCGCAGGGCCTTCAGGGCCGCGGCGTCGCGGCCGGCGATGCCCTCGGCCTGAGCGAAGGCGACCCCGCTGTCCTCGGCGGAAGGCAAGGTCCCCGTCGCCTCCCGGAGCTTGCGATGTTGGACAATATAATCGCGGCCCCCGCCCGACAGCACCGCCGCGCGGTGGAACAGGCCGCGCGCCGCGGGCCAGGTGAGCAGATGCACTATCGAGATGCCGCCCGCCGACTCTCCGACGACCGTCACTTGTCCCGGGTCGCCCCCGAAGGCCGCGATATTTTCTTGCACCCATCGCAGGGCGGCGAGCTGGTCGAGGAGGGCGTAGTTGGCGAGCGGCAGGTCGCCCTCGGCGCTGAGCGCGGGATGCGCGAAAAACCCCAGTCGGCCGAGCCGGTAATTGATGCTAGCGACGATCAGACCCTGACGCGCGAAGGGGCCGCCGTCGAAGAAGGGGACGGAGGCGGCGCCGTTGAGAAAGCCGCCGCCGTGAATCCAGACCAGGACGGGGAGCTTGGCGCCGGGCGGGATCGTCACTGGGCGCCATACATTCAACACGAGGCAATCCTCTCCCTGCGCCGAGCCGCTGGCCCCCGCGTCGCCGGGGATGACCTTCTGAACGCAGTCGTGACCGTAGCTCTCGGCCTTCCGAACTCCGCGCCAAGGTTTGACCGGCTTCGGCGGCCTCCAGCGCAGCTCGCCGACGGGAGGGGCGGCGTAGGGTATGCCCTTGTAGGACACGACGTCCCCGGAGGCGATGCCTTCGAGGGAGCCGCCGGATACCTGGACGAGCGTTCCGTTGGAGGATTGCGCCAAGGACGGCGGAGGGCCGGCCCAGGCCAGGATCGCGCCGCAGAAGGCCAGGAAAAGCCCACGACTCCTTAAATCCATCGCCGTTCCTTTCGCATGAAGGTCAAAAACAGATCGCGTGGCTATACACGGTCCGTGGATTTTCCTCGGGTGTCCCGACGAGTTCAAGGAATGATTTGGCAGAGGAGGCCCCACCCGCGCCGGCGCGGAAATTTACCCTGAATCAACAGCGAGGCCCTATCGAGAAATTACGGCCGCAGGCAACGTTCCAATGGCAGAGTACCGACAGGCGAGAACAGAAGCGGGTCGCTTTCCGACGCCGCCCGGAAGTAGCAGTTCAGGCTCTCGCGCCCGGGAAAGCCGGTCGCCTCGACTTCCCGTTCGCCCAGGAGTTCCCGACCCAGCCGCAGGGCGGTGGGCAGGGTCAGGGCCGCCGGGACGCGGAGGGGTAGGGGCAGGGCCGCCGTGCCCGCAAAGATGAGCGCGGGGGCCACATAGCGGTCGATTTGGCGATCGATGGATTTGGATTCGCCGGAACCGGACTCTTGTCCGGTGAGGCGTTGGTAGACGTTAACGGCCAGAGCGGCGGCGCGACCCGCCAGATATCCCAGCACACGTGGAAACATATCCCATACCTTCCCGTGCGCTCCCCGAACCATTATCGGCGGAAGGGACGGAGGGGTGCGTCTGTCCGAGCGCGCGGCTCAGGCTATTCTTGTAATCCATAAGACTAACTCTATGAAA belongs to Deltaproteobacteria bacterium PRO3 and includes:
- a CDS encoding carboxylesterase family protein, whose translation is MDLRSRGLFLAFCGAILAWAGPPPSLAQSSNGTLVQVSGGSLEGIASGDVVSYKGIPYAAPPVGELRWRPPKPVKPWRGVRKAESYGHDCVQKVIPGDAGASGSAQGEDCLVLNVWRPVTIPPGAKLPVLVWIHGGGFLNGAASVPFFDGGPFARQGLIVASINYRLGRLGFFAHPALSAEGDLPLANYALLDQLAALRWVQENIAAFGGDPGQVTVVGESAGGISIVHLLTWPAARGLFHRAAVLSGGGRDYIVQHRKLREATGTLPSAEDSGVAFAQAEGIAGRDAAALKALRALPVERVNGDMSMAALLTLPPTYAGGPVHDGDVVTAQPERHFTKGNFMRVPLLVGTTGDDLAGVFPPDTTRPLDFFGPEAPRARRLYDPEGNLPVEKLTSRIGVDMTMHEPARFLARQMTAAGQAAWLYRFDYVAESLRPKVASAPHAGELSYLFDQMEARYGKAVTERDRAMARTFHQYFANFAKSGDPNGPGLPPWPAFTAGKFELMLFAEDGSARMRADPWEKRLRLVERAMDAGASTAE